The nucleotide sequence ATTCATCGATGAGAGACAACAGACGAAACTCTCATGTGGCGTGGCTGGCAGTGCAATCTCGGTACACAGGTTGGAGGCATTGATTTCGTAGCCCTTGTCCTTGTAGACCTGTGGCTTACCTTCGTTCATGTTGTCCCGGAAAATGATGTACGGGACACCGATGTTGATCCGGGCCTCAATGATTTCTGCCCACGTCTCTCGCTTCTCCTCGTCGCCGTCGACCATCGCCCGGAACCAGTCGTCACCGATGATGACGCCGTAGTAGATGTCCTGTACGGGGTCGCCCTCGGTCTTGATGTTGAGCCACTCGTCCAGGTCGTCGTGTTCAACGTCTATGTACCCCGCGAACTGGCCGCGCCGCGTCTCGCCCTGGCTGACGACGTTGATGATCGTGTCGAACAGCTCGGTGAAGCTGTAGCTTCCGTTGCTCTTGCCGTTGTTCGTGATCGGGCTGCCTCGGGGCCTGATCTCGCCGAAGTACCCGCTGGTCCCGCCGCCCAGTTTGGTCATCTCGCCCACTTCGGCCTGCGTGTAGAGGATGCTCTCCATGTTGTCCTCTATGTAGCTACCGAAGCAGCTGATGGGCAGGCCTCGGTCCAGACCGAAGTTCGACCACACCGGACTCGCGAGGCTGTAGAAGCCCCGACTCATGTAGTCGTAGAACTTGTCCGCGAAGCCGTCGTCGTCTAAGAGTTCTTCAGCCCGCTCTGCGATCTCCCTGACCCTTTCCTCGGCTGTGACGCCCTCAAGCAGATACCCCTCGCTGAGGAATGCCCTACTGTCCTCGTTCAGCCAGTAGAACGGTTCCTTGTGCTGCTGTTGTACCTCGTCGAGTGCTGGTTCTGTTTGTGCCATCGTTAGAACATTTCCTCCGCGGTGACGCTCTGTGCGTGCTTGTTGTACGTGGTCGACCGCTTGCTGAAGAAGTCGTTGTCCTTCGTCATCATGATGTCCTCGTCGAACCACCGTGTCTCCTCGAGCAGGTCATCGTCCGGGTCGAATATCGGCTCGACACCGACGTTCTCGAGGCTCTGGTTGAACCGGTCCCGCAGGAACGCGTCGACGTGCGCCCGGGGAAGGAACTCCAATTCGCCCTCACCGAAGATCCAGTCCAGTATCTTCATCTCTGCCTCAAACGCCTGCTGACAGGCCGCTTGGACCTCTTCTTCGAAGTCCTCGTCGAAGAGGTCCGGATTCTCCTCGCGAATCGTCTCCACGAGTTCGACACCGAACAGTCCGTGAATCTGCTCCTCCTTGCTGGTCGCTTCGACGGCGTTCGCGATCCCCTTGAATTTCTTTTCGTGTTTGTCGAAGCTCGTCATGATGAGGAACTGCGAGAACAGCGAGACGTGCTCAACGAACGTGGAGAACAGCAGGAGACTCATCACGTACTCCTGTTTATCGTCGCTCTCGCTCTTCTCGAGGTACTCGTCGAGGTAGTCGATCCGCTCCTCGATTGCGGGTACGTCGGTCACCTCCTCGAAGTCCTCCGTGATCCCCAAGATGTCGAGGAGGTGGCTGTACGCATCCATGTGTCTGACCTCGCTCTCGGCGAAGGTCATGCCGACGTTCCCGATCTCCGCTTTGGGCATCTCGTCGTAGATTTCTGCCCAGAAGGTTTTGACCTGGACCTCGATTTGCGCGATAGCCAGCATCGTCCGTTTGATGACGGTCTTCTCGGCCGGAGTCGTGTTAATCTTGAAGTCTTGAACGTCTCCTGAGAAGTTGAACTCCGTGTGAACCCAGTAGCTGTTCCGTATTGCGTCTTTGTACTCGAGGAAATCGGTGTACTCATACGGCTTAAGCTGTGTTCGTTCCGAGAAGATGTCGGTCTCTGGATCTCCGCCTATGGTTTTGTTTTCATTCATTGGCACGTACTCCGGAGGAATCGTCCTCTGTTGGTTGGTTTCTGTTTCCGTCGTTCTCTGTACGTCTGGACGTGGGTCATGCTTGCCTGGTCAAGGATTGACCGAACATTCGTTTGATCTGCGTATGTTTGTGTCATAGTGAGCTGTTCGAGGCTTCGAAGTCATCGAGTTCTGCATCCAAGACTGCGTCAAGTTCTCTCAGGAATTCCTGCGGCTCAGAGAATGCTTTGTAAACGGAGACAAATCGAATGTAAGCTACCTTATCGAGCGTGCGGAGGTTCGCAGAGACGAGTTCGCCGATGAGATTCGAAGAGACGATACGCGCCTCCCGACCTTGCAGTTCGCTCTCGATATCGTCGACGAGAGCAGTCACTGTTGTCTCGGTCACATCTCGCTTCTCAACGGCTCGCTCGATCCCGGCGCGGAGTTTCTGTCGGTCGAACGATTCGATGGTTCCGTCGCGTTTTTTCACCTGGAGTGCCTCCCACTCCGGACGTTCGTAGGTCGTAAAGCGGAACGAACAGCGTTGACACTCGCGGCGCCGTCGGACGGAGGTTCCGTCGGCACTGGTCCCTGTATCGATGACGCGTGTTCGCTCGTTCCCGCAGTCCGGGCAGTTCATAGTTGTCACTACTTAATCCTCCAGGGTCTTAACCCCAGATATGGGGCCTCTCGATTTCGACCGCAATATTTGGTGGTGAGGACTGTCACATAAAGCTTGCCCAATTGAATTGATGTAGTCCAACTAAAATTGATTAGTGGGCGTGGATAATTGGGATCATATGCATTGAGAACACCAGTCTCAACTACTGGAGTACGGATACAGATGGGAGATTGAGAGCGGGTACAAGTCGATCAAGCGGTTCATGGCCGCCACAACGTCGAAGCACTTCGGCCTACGGTTCTTCTACTTCGCGTTCGCGTGCCTCT is from Haloplanus salinarum and encodes:
- a CDS encoding ribonucleoside-diphosphate reductase subunit alpha, yielding MAQTEPALDEVQQQHKEPFYWLNEDSRAFLSEGYLLEGVTAEERVREIAERAEELLDDDGFADKFYDYMSRGFYSLASPVWSNFGLDRGLPISCFGSYIEDNMESILYTQAEVGEMTKLGGGTSGYFGEIRPRGSPITNNGKSNGSYSFTELFDTIINVVSQGETRRGQFAGYIDVEHDDLDEWLNIKTEGDPVQDIYYGVIIGDDWFRAMVDGDEEKRETWAEIIEARINIGVPYIIFRDNMNEGKPQVYKDKGYEINASNLCTEIALPATPHESFVCCLSSMNALHYDEWKDTDAVETLTRFLDAVMEEFIQEAGGTQFMERPVRFAKRHRAIGIGVLGWHSYLQSEMIPFDSMEAMEKNEAIFRTIKERSYEESRRLADEFGEPEVLEGYGRRNATTMSVAPTKSSSVILGQVSPSIEPLKSNYFVRDGAKLKSTQKNRFLEAILKERGRDEREVWDSIAQNDGSVQHLDCLTDEEKEVFKTFAEIPQMAIVNQAAQRQKHIDQAQSLNVSIDPSEVSVKEINQLYIEAWKKGVKSLYYQHSVNAAQKFSRDILECKACES
- a CDS encoding ribonucleotide-diphosphate reductase subunit beta — protein: MNENKTIGGDPETDIFSERTQLKPYEYTDFLEYKDAIRNSYWVHTEFNFSGDVQDFKINTTPAEKTVIKRTMLAIAQIEVQVKTFWAEIYDEMPKAEIGNVGMTFAESEVRHMDAYSHLLDILGITEDFEEVTDVPAIEERIDYLDEYLEKSESDDKQEYVMSLLLFSTFVEHVSLFSQFLIMTSFDKHEKKFKGIANAVEATSKEEQIHGLFGVELVETIREENPDLFDEDFEEEVQAACQQAFEAEMKILDWIFGEGELEFLPRAHVDAFLRDRFNQSLENVGVEPIFDPDDDLLEETRWFDEDIMMTKDNDFFSKRSTTYNKHAQSVTAEEMF
- the nrdR gene encoding transcriptional regulator NrdR: MNCPDCGNERTRVIDTGTSADGTSVRRRRECQRCSFRFTTYERPEWEALQVKKRDGTIESFDRQKLRAGIERAVEKRDVTETTVTALVDDIESELQGREARIVSSNLIGELVSANLRTLDKVAYIRFVSVYKAFSEPQEFLRELDAVLDAELDDFEASNSSL